In Salinigranum marinum, one DNA window encodes the following:
- the eif1A gene encoding translation initiation factor eIF-1A, protein MAKDGEETRRDLRMPDDDEVFAVVTDMLGANRVTVRCADGVERTARIPGRMQKRIWIREDDVVLVEPWDWQDEKGDITWRYEKSEADQLREEGHIA, encoded by the coding sequence ATGGCGAAAGACGGAGAGGAGACGCGACGCGATCTCCGCATGCCCGACGACGACGAGGTGTTCGCCGTCGTGACCGACATGCTCGGTGCTAACCGGGTGACGGTCCGCTGTGCGGACGGCGTCGAGCGCACGGCCCGGATCCCGGGACGGATGCAAAAGCGCATCTGGATCCGCGAGGACGACGTCGTGCTCGTCGAGCCGTGGGACTGGCAGGACGAGAAGGGGGACATCACCTGGCGCTACGAGAAGAGCGAGGCCGACCAGTTGCGCGAAGAAGGCCACATCGCCTGA
- the rio1 gene encoding serine/threonine-protein kinase Rio1 yields the protein MTEEFGLIEPEEGEGEGFGDEWEEIDVSDTDADRIARKRDRKFDEFRKRLKDADQFKVEQSVFDDATFAAIYKLVQDGHVEAFGGPISTGKEANVYEALGADGDIAVKIYRINASDFQHMREYLDGDPRFEGIGNDKGKIVLAWTRKEFANLERARAAGVRVPEPIAVERNVLVMELVGLVEERARRLAEVTVENPETAYEVVREYMRRLHGAGLVHGDLSEYNLIVHDGELVVIDLGQAVTVHHRNADEFLRRDCRNVASFFTRQGLDTDPDDLYDYVTSTET from the coding sequence ATGACAGAGGAGTTCGGCCTGATCGAACCCGAGGAGGGCGAGGGAGAGGGATTCGGCGACGAGTGGGAGGAGATCGACGTCTCCGACACGGACGCCGACCGCATCGCCCGCAAACGGGATCGGAAGTTCGACGAGTTCCGCAAACGGCTGAAGGACGCCGACCAGTTCAAGGTCGAACAGTCGGTGTTCGACGACGCGACCTTCGCGGCCATCTACAAGCTCGTCCAGGACGGACACGTCGAGGCGTTCGGCGGGCCCATCTCTACAGGAAAGGAAGCGAACGTCTACGAAGCACTGGGAGCAGACGGCGACATCGCCGTGAAGATCTACCGGATCAACGCCTCGGACTTCCAGCACATGCGCGAGTACCTCGACGGGGACCCGCGCTTCGAGGGGATCGGAAACGACAAGGGCAAGATCGTGCTGGCGTGGACGCGCAAGGAGTTCGCGAACCTCGAACGCGCACGCGCGGCGGGCGTCCGCGTGCCAGAGCCGATCGCCGTCGAGCGGAACGTCCTCGTGATGGAGCTCGTCGGGCTCGTCGAAGAGCGGGCCCGGCGGCTCGCGGAGGTCACGGTCGAGAACCCCGAGACGGCGTACGAGGTGGTCCGCGAGTACATGCGACGACTACACGGCGCGGGGCTCGTCCACGGCGACCTCTCGGAGTACAACCTCATCGTCCACGACGGCGAACTCGTGGTGATCGACCTCGGCCAGGCGGTGACGGTCCACCACCGCAACGCCGACGAGTTCCTCAGGCGCGACTGCCGGAACGTGGCGAGTTTCTTCACCCGGCAAGGGCTCGACACCGACCCCGACGACCTCTACGACTACGTGACGAGCACCGAGACGTAA